One window of Molothrus ater isolate BHLD 08-10-18 breed brown headed cowbird chromosome 31, BPBGC_Mater_1.1, whole genome shotgun sequence genomic DNA carries:
- the LOC118700541 gene encoding serine/threonine-protein kinase pim-1-like: protein MYIFESVSTLSLSLFLPLSLSFPLSGAFSRGPLPGVPLLSPPPSPLPGRAMPPARPRPRAGLPRARPRPSRHGLASARLWPCWRWRCWAGISAWCGGGIAALRLRLARAQPRPRRKVPSRSRPRPQLLPGPAEDTRGAAAPAASAAASPARAPPLGSAAAGPEPPGPGAGGDARPGPLEGRSGAVAGPGPSADSRVSPAGKAQEALQERYRVDSLLGRGGFGSVCSGTRLSDGAPVAIKRVPRDRIRHWGELPDGSSAPLEIVLLAKVSRGCAAVIQLLEWLELPDSFLLVLERPERCQELSGFLAERGFLPEEEARALFRQALEAVRHCTACGVLHRDIKPENILLDLASGQLKFIDFGCGAFLQDTAYTQFAGTLSYSPPEWIQHQRYHGEAATIWSLGLLLCHLVMGKHPFRRGQEIIRGRILFPRWLSQECQDIIKRCLSMQPSDRPSLEELFCHPWVQGVPLP from the exons atgtacatctttgagtcTGTG AGcactctttctctttctctctttcttcctctttctctctctttcccgCTGTCGGGTGCCTTCTCCCGGGGTCCCTTGCCCGGCGTCCCTCTCCTCTCTCCGCCTCCCTCTCCCCTACCGGGCCGGGCCatgcccccggcccgcccccggccccgggcggggctgccccgtgcccggccccgcccgtCCCGCCACGGTCTCGCCTCCGCCCGGCTCTGGCCGTGCTGGCGGTGGCGCTGCTGGGCAGGCATCAGTGCCTGGTGCGGGGGCGGCATCGCTGCCCTTCGGCTCCGCCTGGCCCGAGCCCAGCCCCGGCCGCGACGTAAAGTCCCGTCCCGatcccggccccggccccagcTCCTCCCGGGGCCTGCGGAGGACACACGCGGggcggccgctcccgccgcctccGCTGCGGCTTCCCCGGCCCGAGCTCCGCCGCTCGGCAGCGCGGCCGCCGGCCCCGAGCCGCCGGGGCCCGGAGCGGGTGGGGATGCCCGGCCCGGGCCTCTCGAGGGGCGCTCGGGGGCCGTTGCTGGCCCCGGGCCGAGCGCTGACAGCCGCGTCTCGCCCGCAGGGAAGGCGCAGGAGGCCCTGCAGGAGCGGTACCGTGTGGATTCGCTGCTGGGACGCGGTGGCTTCGGCAGCGTCTGCTCGGGGACGCGGCTCTCGGACGGCGCCCCG GTGGCCATTAAACGCGTGCCGCGGGATCGCATCCGGCACTGGGGCGAGCTG CCCGACGGCAGCAGCGCGCCGCTGGAGATCGTGCTGCTGGCCAAGGTATCCCGTGGCTGTGCCGCTGTCATTCAGCTCCTGGAGTGGCTCGAGCTCCCCGACAGcttcctgctggtgctggagcgTCCGGAGCGGTGCCAGGAGCTCTCGGGTTTCCTGGCGGAGCGGGGGTTCCTGCCGGAGGAGGAGGCGCGGGCGCTGTTCCGCCAGGCGCTGGAGGCCGTGCGGCACTGCACTGCCTGCGGGGTCCTGCACAGGGACATCAAACCAGAGAACATCCTGCTCGACCTGGCCAGCGGGCAGCTGAAATTCATTGACTTTGGCTGTGGCGCCTTCCTCCAAGACACAGCCTACACCCAGTTTGCAG GAACCCTGTCCTACAGCCCACCAGAGTGGATCCAGCACCAGCGCTACCACGGCGAGGCAGCGACGATCTGGTCCCTGGgcctcctgctgtgccacctgGTCATGGGCAAGCACCCGTTCAGGAGGGGCCAGGAGATCATCCGGGGGCGGATCTTGTTCCCACGATGGCTCTCTCAAG AGTGCCAGGATATCATTAAGAGGTGTTTGTCCATGCAACCCTCGGACAGGCCATCTTTAGAAGAGCTTTTCTGCCATCCTTGGGTGCAGGGTGTTCCTCTGCCCTAG
- the LOC118700562 gene encoding olfactory receptor 14C36-like, translated as MSNSSSIRHFLLLALADTWQLQLLHFCLLLGISLAALLGNGLIISAVACGHHLHTPMFFFLLNLALTDLGSICTTVPKAMHNSLWDTRDISYTGCAAQVFFFLFFISAEFYLLTVICYDCYVSICKPLHYGTLLGSRVCAHMAAAAWASAFLNALMHMANTFSLPLCHGNALGQFFCEIPQILKLSCSETYLREFGLLAFTAFLFLGCFVFIVFSYVQIFRAVLRIPSEQGRHKAFSTCLPHLAVVSLFLSIGTFAHLKPPSISSPSLDLALSVLYSVVTPALNPLIYSLRNQELKAAV; from the coding sequence atgtccaacagcagctccatcaggcacttcctcctgctggcattggcagacacgtggcagctgcagctcctgcacttctgcctcttgctgggcatctccctggctgccctcctgggcaacggcctcatcatcagcgccgtagcctgcggccaccacctgcacacgcccatgttcttcttcctgctcaacctggccctcactgacctgggctccatctgcaccactgtccccaaagccatgcacaattccctctgggacaccagggacatCTCCTACACCGGATGTGCTGCTCaggtctttttctttctcttcttcatctCAGCAGAATTTTATCTCCTGACTGTGATATGCTACGACtgctacgtgtccatctgcaaacccctgcactacgggaccctcctgggcagcagagtttgtgcccacatggcagcagctgcctgggccagtgcctttctcaatgctctcatgcacatggccaatacattttctctgcccctgtgccatggcaatgccctgggccagttcttctgtgaaatcccacagatcctcaagctctcTTGCTCAGAGACATACCTGAGGGAATTTGGGCTTCTTGcttttactgcttttctttttttgggttgttttgtgttcattgttttctcctatgtgcagatcttcagggctgtgctgaggatcccctctgagcagggacggcacaaagccttttccacctgcctccctcacctggccgTGGTCTCTCTGTTCCTCAGCATTGGCACATTTGCCCACCTGAAGCCCCCCTCtatctcctccccatccctggatctggccctgtcagttctgtactcagTGGTgactccagccctgaaccccctcatctacagcctgaggaaccaggagctcaaggctgcagtgtga